In Sphaeramia orbicularis chromosome 14, fSphaOr1.1, whole genome shotgun sequence, the following are encoded in one genomic region:
- the LOC115433150 gene encoding neuronal acetylcholine receptor subunit alpha-9-like yields the protein MKPLCSGSMVSVLLLLCLPGCLAAHGRYAQKLLNDLFTNYTNALRPVEDTDHIINVTLQITLSQIIDMDERNQILTTYLWVRQVWMDFYLSWKKEDYDGLDTIRIPSSYVWRPDIVLYNSADDEFSSSMETNVVIRNDGQVMWDQPAITKSSCSVDVAFFPFDVQQCHLTFGSWTHNGNQMDLINALDSADLADFVPNVEWEVLGMPAKKNVILYGCCSDPYPDITFTLHLKRRASFYIFNLLIPCMMISFLAPLGFYLPADSGEKVSLGVTVLLALTVFQLLVAESMPPSESVPLIGKYYIATMTMVTASTALTIFIMNIHHCGPEARPVPGWVQRLILNHLARICFVYEVGDNCLGGSSSRKQPLSQQESESPSANGSKSKETNWDVNGQAWGGKVGDDGVDGSKKETDWKEDLFVTIDHSQEEGAAGGCEEVESNSTCGGGGEYVEEKKGIGGEGGGGAGRNQREILVRTQCVCQHQGLRRNVEYIANSYQDQRATQLRIGEWRKVAKVMDRFFMWLFFIMVFFMSILILGKAV from the exons GATGTTTGGCTGCTCATGGCCGATATGCTCAGAAGCTGCTCAATGACTTGTTCACCAACTACACCAACGCTTTACGACCGGTGGAGGACACCGACCACATCATCAACGTCACGCTGCAGATCACCCTGTCCCAGATCATCGACATG GATGAGAGGAACCAGATCTTGACAACCTACTTGTGGGTCCGTCAGGTGTGGATGGACTTCTACCTCAGCTGGAAGAAGGAGGACTATGACGGCCTCGACACCATCCGAATACCGAGCAGCTACGTGTGGAGACCTGACATCGTCCTGTATAACAG TGCAGATGATGAATTCTCCAGCTCCATGGAGACAAACGTCGTCATCCGAAATGATGGCCAGGTCATGTGGGACCAGCCGGCCATCACCAAGAGCTCGTGCTCTGTGGATGTGGCCTTCTTCCCTTTTGATGTGCAGCAGTGTCACCTCACCTTCGGCTCATGGACTCATAACGGCAACCAGATGGACCTGATCAATGCTTTGGACAGCGCCGACCTCGCAGACTTCGTCCCCAATGTGGAGTGGGAG GTTCTGGGAATGCCAGCCAAGAAGAACGTCATCCTGTACGGCTGCTGTTCAGACCCGTACCCAGACATCACCTTCACCCTCCACCTGAAGAGGCGGGCTTCCTTCTACATCTTCAACCTCCTCATCCCCTGCATGATGATCTCCTTCTTGGCTCCGCTGGGTTTCTACCTGCCGGCCGACTCCGGTGAGAAGGTTTCCTTGGGTGTTACGGTGCTGCTGGCCCTCACTGTGTTCCAGCTGCTGGTGGCGGAGAGTATGCCCCCCTCTGAAAGTGTCCCACTGATAG GAAAGTACTACATTGCTACTATGACGATGGTTACTGCATCCACTGCTCTGACCATCTTCATCATGAACATTCATCATTGTGGTCCAGAGGCCCGTCCGGTGCCAGGATGGGTTCAGCGACTCATCCTCAACCACCTCGCCCGAATCTGCTTTGTCTATGAGGTGGGTGATAACTGTCTTGGTGGGTCTTCGTCCAGGAAGCAGCCTCTGTCGCAGCAGGAGTCTGAATCTCCATCAGCCAACGGCAGCAAATCCAAAGAGACAAACTGGGATGTGAACGGACAAGCGTGGGGTGGGAAGGTGGGTGACGATGGAGTGGACGGTTCAAAAAAAGAGACGGACTGGAAAGAAGATCTGTTTGTGACCATCGATCACTCGCAGGAGGAAGGAGCTGCTGGTGGATGTGAAGAAGTTGAGTCTAACAGCacctgtggaggaggaggagaatatgTGGAGGAAAAGAAAGGCAttggaggtgaaggaggaggtggagctgggaGGAACCAGAGGGAGATCTTGGTGAGAACCCAGTGTGTTTGCCAACACCAGGGACTACGCAGAAACGTTGAGTACATTGCCAACTCATACCAGGACCAGCGAGCCACACAGCTGCGCATCGGGGAGTGGAGGAAGGTTGCCAAAGTCATGGATCGCTTCTTCATGTGGCTTTTCTTCATCATGGTGTTCTTCATGAGCATCCTTATCTTGGGAAAAGCTGTCTGA